The segment tgccctgcttctctccccctcagtgcagccatggtgcaagcctgagcccactgggctgccctggcagtgctgggaagagtccctggccagcagggcagtgctggcacatccccagtggccctgcagctcccagggagtgTCCCGTGCAAGGCCAGGGCTCAGAGTGCTGTGTCTGGGTtcctgatcccagcacagcccaggcagtgcagggagaggttttcatGCCATGCCTTTGCTGGCATTTCCTcaaaggccagagagctgcagagcagagcagctttagTGAACAAGCActaagcccctgcaggcccctggcctccaggatggctccactggacatggatccatcatcaggtggcaggagctgggttagaaatgtgctccctgagcctggatcagctcccactggccagacaccagcagagcagaggtggctgagccccactgagcccaggctgttggtagaaggagcagccttggccagcagctgcttctctccctgtgtgggagctgtCACCTTGCAGCTCTCAGTCTGTGGAAACAGAGCCCAGTGCTGAGGGTCAGAAGGTGAGGACTTGGGCAACaaagtcctgtgctgctgggccaggtagTTTGGTAATTGCCCAGCTCTGGATGAGCTTTGTGCCTTCACTGAATGGATTTCCAAGCTCCTCTAGGTGCaggggaaggaaagcacagaatccTAGGATGTTAAGGATGGagtggaccttaaagatcatctagtgccaaggcccctgccatgggcagggacacctccccctaGAGCAGGTAGctgcaagccccatccagcctggctttgaacacttgcagggctgggacttgcacaacttccctggggaacctgctccagtgtctcaccaccctcacaggaaaaaatatcatcccaaatatctaacctaaatttcctttccttcaatTTCTACCCATTACTGCTTGGTCTGCCCCTCCAGGACCCCTGAGATGTTTGAAACTCAGCAAACTGGTGGCTCCAATTGGAAACCAGCCCGAGGAATGGGTTAGGAATTAGAAGTCAGCCCCAAGGGATATCTgttgagggaagagaagggtccatatcttgtcctgcagcatcaggagctggtggcatccagctcagagtcagggactagcactgaggcagcctggaaaagacagtGTGACAGAGGGAATGCTTGTACTGAAATGGACATCTCTCCCCAGGCCGTGAGAGCAGGCTGCCCCTGCACCTCAGAGGGGAAGGCCAAGGACCCTTGGTTGAGCTCAGCTGTGACACTCTggaccttggggacatttttgtcaATACCCCCCATGTCtgtgaggtgagcagcagggcttaggatggatgctgatggctcctgaggcagcagcaagcctggtggagctgtggaattcctgccAAGCTGGGCAGTTGTGAGCAGGGAATATTTGATGTGCTAGTCCAGTCTGGGGGGTCAGAAAGGTGTGTCTGTTGTTCATGaaggcccagcccctgcttttgGGCAGCCTTCCTTAGGGATCAGCTGGGAGGCTTCCTGCAAAACAAGCCCTTGGCAGGTGCAACCAGCACTGGGTGCAAAAGCTGCATGTTCAGAGGCTTTTGtggcagtgccagacacaaggcacctttggactgggctctgcagaagcagctggaaccaACTGGCTGCCTTTGAGCTTCAGTCCACTGCCAACAGCTTCCAGTCAAGGGTCTCCTGCTCATTCCTGGAAGTCCCAGGAAAGCCTTGGGAGTTCTGTCCCTTGCTGACCAGTCCCACACTTCAGCCTTGGTGCATctctggctctggaaagagaaaagtgttcctgggaaaaaagcaaaggatttttctacCTATTTGCGTCCACCCCCCAGTAGTGTCAAGCTTGTAAAAAACTCATGAAAGAGCAACTGAAAAGAGGCAGGAAATGAGGCACTGCATCAGGGCAAACACTTTCAAAAGCTTGACTGTAGAAGAGAAAGACACCACGAGTTTTCTATACCAAAAGATGGTGCTGTGTGTACATTTTGCTGCTGATGCCTCATTATAAATGTCTTGTTTCCATGGTGTGGGAAAAGGTGAATGAGGTGATGGTGCTGttggagctgtgcaggctggggcagcagcagctcagtgctgattCACTAGGCAGCTGCAATCACCCCACGTTGCTCTCAGGGCCAGGTCTCCATGAGCTGGGTGATGCTGCCCAGAggtgcactgctctgtgtccatggGATAACCCCAGGCTGACTGCAGGTctgtgcagctgccactgctttgcATGAAAACCCAAAGGCAGAACTTGTCCTCTTGTATCTTCTGACTTCTgccattcagcagcacaaagcatcttCTGCCTTTTGTGGCTGTTCATTGCATCCTTAGACAATAACTCCCAAGAAGGGAAGATTCCACACGAATTTCcactttgctttcttgctgctgcaggtgaaccTGATCAACCAAGGAGCTCTTGATGCTCCCTTCAGCTACATCCCTTCGGCCACAAAGGTGGGCTTGGGCTTCAAGTTGGCACCCCAGGAGGGCATCATTGCAGCAGGTGGGAGCCAGACTCTCCAGATCTCCTTCAGTGCCACCGTGTTGGGGAGGTTTGAGGAAGAATTCCGGTTCAGTCTGGCTGGATCTCCTACGCCTGCCATCCTGACCATCAAGTAAGGACCCTGGGAGCTTGGTGGGCACATCTGCAGCTGTCTCTGGGACATGCCCCACCTGCCTCCTGTTGGggtggagcagagagaaaaggtgtTTGCTGAGGTCTTCATCTCAGCTCTGATGCTGGCATTGCTTTAGTGGGAGgatgcctcctgccctgtgtggtacctggagctggaatgactcctccctgcagggatctccctctgccctgggccatggcaggcagtgggatggatcagctttgggcagcagctgctctgggatgtcccagctgaACAGCCAGCAAGGCCCCCAGGGCTTTGGAGatgggccagcctggggcattctgcagcagcagcagtgcttttaaaaacttctgttAATAATCCATCccagatgggcagcagcagcctcacctcccctctcatggccatgctgtgggggacaagctgtgctccctgctgctgtgcccagagggctctggtgcctcctgtgcacagccaggcaagggctgatgtgggagtcagggaactgtgcagcaggaactgtgCCAAGGACTTGGGCatcatcccctgggctggtgccatggcaagagatcatcctggcccagcacaagggacaaggggtgatgataggggaggcagagctcagtgctcagcaccacagcagcgcgaggccctgtccctgccagcctgagccATGTGCTGCTAGGAtaatgcagtgggagcaggagagctgatgctggctgctctgcagctttggagctgggctgctgctcttgggaggcactggggcaaggcagtgaagaaatgaaagcaatctgCACTGGATTATGACAATAAGATAAGGGAGATGGATGAACAAGAACAAGGAAGTTATTACTTAGCAAGAGCAAAGTGGTGAGTAGGTCTGCCCCCAGTGGAGAAAGAATGATGATGGCTTTGTTCTTGGaggaaaagtgctgcttttttattttggagatcaAGAGGGAACCTTCCACCATCCAATAATTGattctcctctgtccctcccctaACTGGTGATGGGATGTTTGTGcatcagcagctttctccttgaGCAAGGGCAGGTGTCTCTTGTTGAGAtgtgtggagcagagccaggggcagtgCTGTGAATCCAACAGAAGGCACAGGTCACTGGGCCTGGATTTTTAACCACAAGGCAGAGTGGGCATGAATTGGCATCAGCCATGAAATCAACTGGGGAGTGTTGTGCAGCTCcaagtgctgctttcagtgggTGTTGGTGACTTTTGCAGTGTGTCTGCTGATTTCAAGGACAGGTGAGGTGCTGTGCTAGATTCAGGACCCCCTTGTTTGGTTGTTGAAGCTGTTGctcttggctgtgccagctggtgCACTGCTGGCAAGCTGGTCCTTTCCTCTAGGATTCATCTGTCCCCTGTGTAGAagtgttgctgctcttttcagaggatgtttggggctgccctgggttcATGGCTCAGAACTGTGTCTGTAATGATGGTGTGGGTCAaactctgctgagaaagctCCTCCATGGGAACAGCAGTTCCAGCTAAGAAGTAGCAAAGCAGGAACCtgtggctggcagggctggttacagaagtttgtggggacaccttgatgTCCATGCCATTgcagatggggaaactgaggcccGGAGCCATGTCTGGCTGTGTGTTCAGGGTCCTTCATGGGACCAGCAGCATCCcgggggcttttcctgcctgccctgtgcccagagcccatcagtggctgctggctgctggccacttggctttagctgcctcctgtgcccaggggcactgtgctgagcacatggTGTGTGCTGGTTTGAAAGGCACGGTGCCCTGACACCAGGTTTGTGCCCCCGAGCCACGACAGCCGGAGCTTTGCAATTCCTTGAACCaaggcatttcctgctctgtcctcgCCATGCAGGGGCAGCGTCACTGGACCCAGTTTGCACTTCGACCTCCCTGAGCTCGACTTTGGGGACATCTCCTTTGGTgagtgctgcctgggctgggacacagcgggagggatctgtgccttccaagggaaaagcatccctccctcctgctctgccccagcagcctcttcagggtgggaactgcagggctgctggtgctgcagggagcattTGGCCATTGTCAGATCAAACAGAAGCAAGGCATAGAAAGTCAGGATTTTCTGgtgtctgtcctgcttgaaaagacagatgtctgccaaggaaggtgggaatcttcctggaatggaaagatgagcccctccctccaaatgatGATACCTTTGAAATTACAGAGCTCAAACGATGGggaaaggaataacagttctttcctAGACTATATCAGGAGAGCCCAGAGAACAAGAGCAGATGTTTGCCAGCTGCCAAGTCCcgttttttccctttggtgcagtgaggatcccagcaggaggagctgtgggctctggcagggcagtgatccCCTGCCAGCCGGCagcggcagggaaggagggaaggagggaaatgctccttttgcagagggacagagggcagggggatgtgggcagtgcctgagagcagcaggcagcagcggggaaggcaggcagggtgggtgCCAGGCTGAGTTGCAACCAGGGCAGTGCCGGGGCCAAGCACACAacctcccgcagcagcacgTGGCCGAGCTCCCATCCCCGAgcgggaggaagggaagctccgctccctgcccagcctcagctcccactgcacagcGCCCACGGCATCACGCCACAGCTGCCAAAAACCCCCAAGGGAAAAGCCCACCCCCAgggccaaaacccccaaaacccctatcCCCCTTCCCAGACCAAGGGGAGCATTCACTACCAAGCCTGAACCCAGAACAAGGAAGGTCATGGACTTTTTAAGGAAACTacttgcctttcctgagctgcttctgtcCCCCCCTGCATCACCATGGAGGCACTTGTCAAGTTGCCTTCTTGAAGAAACGAAACAAGAAAGGCAACCAATGGAACTATGGTTCTGAACCAGGAGATTGATCCTGCTGGATCTGCTTTCATTCCTAAGGTCtcttcagctgaaggcagctgttgtatctttgcttctttggaaCTGTTGACTGTTGTCTGCATGCCGTGAGCTCAGTCTCATTGGAGGTTTTGCCATCTGCGTTTGTCCTTGTTGTGCCTCTCTTGCCTCcctgctggagtcactgctggagctggcagtgctcatgggatgggcacagagcagctctgggctgcacctgcagttgttttttctccccatctgtgttccagtgcctcTTGGTGAGCAGGCCTGGGGAGAAAtctcctccccacagagctgccagcccagccagatgtccactgcagagcagcttgtggctgctctccgggctctgcagGACATCCCCACCATGAGTGGCTGCATCTCTGGCTTTCCAGCATGGAAAGcaaatcccagagctccagtggggtaaagccttgcaggcagcaatcccagtgagcagcatgggtgtgatgtccCCGTTTGTTGGGTGAGGTGGGACCTGGTTCCTCATTGCCAATCTCCAAGCAAGGCTTGGTGTGCCCCCAGTTgagtgggctctgagctgtctcGTGCTCAGTCTGTTTGGCCCAAACCAAGAGATGCCTTAAAGAtcctgcagagagaagctgcattgGGCTGCTTTGCCTCACGTTCTAGTTCCTGATTCCATCCTCACTTTCTTTTGCTGTAGCTTCTTCTCAATGCTGACTCACTGTTTATCTATCTTGAAAAGGGTGGGAGTGTTGGCAGGCTGAACAGGGAATTTGACAGCTTgaattctcagaggaaatgctcGGTCTGGGTGCACACTCATCACTGGGAGATCactggtgctggtttggggcaggtgaggcagctcctccccatcGCCAAGAGAGAAGCttgcagtgttcagcagggctagGAGTGGGCATTTTCAAGGCTGCAGTCTGCAATCTGTGTCAGAGGGAACTGAGTGACGATTCATTCCTCATGCAGCTTCTGGCTGAGCTGTAGTTCAGATAATCCAGAGCTAAACTCCAGTCCCACTTTCATCGTGCCaggccattcccagcaggagtcaTGCCACAGTGGGAGCCTCAATGGATGTTGGTGTCCTTTCCTAGGCTTTCCctacacccagcgctgccggctcacTAACAGCTCCCCGGTGCCCGTGACGTTCCAGCTCCGCATGTCGTTCGATGGCACGCAGCCGGCCGTGGACAGCGTCGATCAGATCCGCTGCCACAGTGAcccagcctggaggaagggCATTCACTTGTATGTGGAGCCCCGGGAGTTTACAATCACTCCCAGCCGAGGGaccatcctgccccagggacaccaggacatccAGGTACGGGCAGAGTCCAGCCAGAGACGcttcagcaccagggctgcagctgcactgcagtgtgggagggctttagctctgctgcagctttgagcatggtgtgagtgagagatctgcactgctctgaggcctctgccagctgccttaCTCGGGGTGTTCCTCAAGgagcactgttttctttccaaaatcataTGCTGAGGTCACATACCATATGGTCAAGGCCAGAAGTCACTCTTGTGTTCTTGAGAGCCATTTATTTGATTGCAAGTGGGCAGAGCAAAGATGAGGGCAGAAGGTGGTTGTTAGAGGGATGTCATTGTAGAAAGCAgttagcttttcttcttggtgtgatttcccctctcctggggagcagaaggatttgtgttcactgcaggaatctccagtggagacaaaaaactctgcagccatgaactgcccagcacctgctgggccacactttgccctcagcttcctgctgtaaaGCTGAACTTGTTGTGTTCAAGTcagatttcttctgcatttaTGTCATTGTAGTCAGATGAGAAATTGGGGCCTTAATTTGAATACAGTGGTGTGTAGAGCTTTAGTCTAATGTTTTAATGTAGCTGAGCTATGCCCTGATAGCAAGGTGTGTTTAACACATCTGCTATTGCCAGAAGGCTTTTGTTGCTTTGAGACTGTGCTCTacacatggagcagcagcagaattaagACAAAATCTTCCCTCAAGGACTGGAGGATATCACACGTGGATAATGAGCTTTTGTAAGGaagaatttcctgttcttctcttCCACCAGGTGACCCTGTGTTCCAACTCGGTGATGGAGTTCTACAGGAAGATGCTGGTGGATCTGGAGGGTTTTGGCAAGGGAGTGGCATCATTGGTCATCACAGCCAGgtaccagcccttccctggcctcccccagcccctgccttgcccaggctttgctggctgcagctgccaaggagAAGTGCTGGTTCACGAGCTCATGTTGTGCCAGCTGGGCATGAGAAGAGCAGAGCTtggacagcagcctgtggtgaaaagcagccctgctcccagcccagcagggtcctgggcccttttctgaaggcaccaggaatgagatcatttcttggcctggcttTTGGTGCTTGAGGTGGAACAAATTTCCCCAGGGCCTCCTCTCCTTCTTGCTGCAAGAGGTGGAGTTGTGCTGGGTGCGAGCACCGTGCATTGGTTTGGGGCACAGCAAGCagcctgctgagagccaggctCTGGTTCTGTTCATGAGGGCACGTGGCAGGGGGGAAGTGGCTGCCAGCAAGAGTGCTGAGGGCAaggtctcaggaggggaaagcagcccttgatgtggcagctcagctctagattttctccttccctctgcttcccactcTGAGCTTGAATGTTCTCAGGGTTGAGAGCAAAAGTGGttgttgctgcagcagaattccatcctgctgtgctgctgtgggtgtcagTGGAATGCCAGGAGGGATGCAGTTCCCTGGGACTGTTccctctcccaggcagagccatccaggcagtgcctgggctgccATTTTGTCAAGcaggtgggctggggacagtcagtgcctggagctgtggagggaaggagccagggagctgtagggcctgggaggggctgatcagccactctggagggcagctggtgtctcgtgccctccaaggctggggcaagcagctgagttcccaggcagggcaacagcaccatggcagagaagggagTCATTTTTCCTGGGCACTGGAGTTGTGTGTTCCTTGAGCCTTAGTGAGCTCTGTTCCTTGTTGGGAAGGCTCCCCTAGAGCTCATGGATCACTGGGACTGTTACAGGAGTCCTTGCAAGCcttcctggggaaaggaggggctgaggcagctgtgggacaaagtgctctgcctggggcacttggcagcctctgggtgctgcctctcagggtttgCCCCTCCTTGACAAGACCTGTTGGAGTGGGAAGATGTAGAAGGCAATttatcactgcagggctgttcaaTGTCCATTTGACAGTGACCAGTGTGTTATGCTCCATCTCACAATCTTTGAGGGTAAATGTTCTCCATTCTCTCAGTATCTCtaattcccctgggctcatCTCTTTGTCCAGATGTCTCGTTCCCAAGCTGCAAGTGTCCCCCCACGTGCTGCAGTATGATgagtgcctcctgaaggtgccataTGAGAAGAAGTTCCTGATTAGGAATCCCAgccacctgcctggctgctacGGGCTCATTGAACAGGTTTGGCATCCCATCCACCTCCCCCTGTCAAATATTATTGAGGAGCttattaggggaaaaaaggatttgGACATGACCTTGCTGGTTTCTATTCAGTCTTAAAGATTTGCTGAGAACAGGATCCTACCCGAATGTAAACTTGAGGATGCAGTTTAACCTGCTGAGGGAACAGCTTATGTTCTAGTCTTCAGGGTGTTTTCTTGTGGGAGATCTTAGAGGGttgtgaaagctgctgcatccacagacaccagtgcctgtgctggcagcctccTTGCAGGATCCCCTGGGAATGCTAAGCCTACAATTCTTGCATCTTGTTTGTGCCTTTTACCTTTGTCCTGGGCATTTTTAAACACGTGTGTCAGTTGCTGTTGCGGTGGATGTTAGGGAGTGTAAAGTTTCTTCAGAGGTGCCTCTGAAGCTGCATTTCATTGTGTCTCTTGCAGAAACGCAAGGAGGACGCTGCTGTGCTCTACTCCAGCCCCAGGCCCTGTGGGATTGTccagcctcacagcactgcagagatcccagtgctggtggaagTGCAGGCGCTGGGCACGCATCGCACCAATGTTCTCATCGGCGTGTTTGGGGATGAGAGAAACCCACTGGTGAGTGCAGGGGAGATGtgtgcctctgtgcagctgctcctggcaggctgcaaaGGGCACAGGGATTCTGCCGGGGaaaacaggcacaggctgctgtggagaaggccAGGAGGGATGGGTGGCACAAACAGCTCGTGCCTCACGGGTGGTAATCTCAGTGTCTGGCACAGAATGTCGTTGGTCtgagctggaatccagggtCACTTTAGTGCATTACtcttgaaaatgctgttaaCTTTGGAAACATCTGTTTGGAAATGACATCTCTCTGAGCACAAAAGGGGATGTCAGAATACTTCTGGCAACCTTGAGCTTTCTGTCAACGAaaggaaagctggcatttgaagAGTGGGTGCAAGGATTGAAACTTACATTAAAACATAAGGAAATGACAATGCCAAATTCCCTGAATGGCACCAAACATCTGAACCTGggccattgtggcactgcatgtaaatcagtgaagaggaaggacaggcaaggcaggctgtgccagggagcctgAGGTTTGACAGAACAGTTGCTTTCAACTCTCAGACTGCTTACCTTAAAGAGGAGGGCTTCTCCCCACCAGAGGAACCAGTTGTTTAACTGTCAGCCTGGTCTGAACTAGAGATTTCTTGCAAAGCTTTTACCTTTGGGACAATAATTTGTTGTTTGAAAGGTTCTCTTACCttgatccttttaaatttggaggtgaacatGTAattatcttttccttttttctccaaaagcccagcatttcagctggagagtggTAGCTGTCCCTAAAGAAATAACTAGAGCAGGGTTGAGCTGTTGAAGGATTTTTAGGTTTCCCTGTTGtggtttgctttgggtttttttaaaaatgtttcttgcctgcttcctgggacagagaaaaCAGTTATGGAGCTCTGGACAgctggcagaaacctccccAAGCCCAAGGCTGATGGAGTCTGGCAGGATCCCAGCACTACAGCCTATGTATGTATGTCTGTATGCATGGAGAATGCCACCTGAGTCCCCTGGGAGTGTTGGAAAATGTCAGCCaagcccccagcagtgtcagggaaacattcctgataaatacctggtggagctgcagagtttctgctgttgggccctgggggggctgtgctggctgtcactgcctgggTCTGCCCCGGATGTCTCAAATCTGCCCTTTTTGCTtgccttctctgtcttttcctctcccactgtGCTTTCTGCATGCCCACAGGGTGttcatccctgtcctctgcagttcctcagtgcaagcagttgcagctgctgcagcagctcagtgtcatccctgggctgcctttagagcagacctgctccagcctggattgggaagggctggatcaaagcatttctcagttcaaggtgccagcagccagccaggggctgcatcctgagcaggagctgctggtgcaggtgtccctccctcccactgcaggtCCCTGTTCACAGTtatcttcttttccagagatGAGCTTCACCCACCTCAATTCACTCCCCATCCAccaaaggagatgagaacatGTTTGGATTGCCCAGCGTCTCGATGGAGGCACTTCaaggctggaaagcaggaggcagccacagccctgactgaagagcaggatttgacccagtcttcaggagcagaggtagattttcttgtacacctactgcttgtgctgcctccccagcctgccaccagcaagtcatgctcctgctgagctccctttttgctgccctgctgtcctgtgccctgacagtggctgggcagcagggccagtggctggacatgggggagtgggagggagaaataggagagttttccttggagaagctcACTCAGATCCTACAGGCCTGTGCTGAGTGTggcattttttgccttgttgCCTTCCCAATGCAAGATGAGGCTTTCATCTGCATCAtgatgggaagagctgcagcttccttggcAGAGCAAGTTGGGATGAGTCCTGATCTCCATGtgccctcttcccagcccagccagactccctgtttgcagctctctgctgtcacccgagagctgctcttgcactgctggccctgaagctgtcTTACAAACTGGGACTTGGCAAAGTGGCTGTCTCTTCCTGCAGGCATAGGGAATGGCTTGTTTTTCAGGTGCCACCACAAGCTCCTGCAAGccctcacctcccagcaggCCTGGAGGGATTCAGGTGCTGCGTGGACGCACCGCACACTGCCCTGGAAGcggagaagggaagagggaatctGTCTCCCTTGCACACTGTCAGTGtggcaagcagggctggagctgccagtgccactggtggccctgagcattggccacagaggggcctcccatccctgcaggcccagcacaaagtgctgctggagcagctgggtgttggAGAGGCCGTGCAGGACACGTTGTGGGGCTG is part of the Passer domesticus isolate bPasDom1 chromosome 6, bPasDom1.hap1, whole genome shotgun sequence genome and harbors:
- the LOC135302359 gene encoding hydrocephalus-inducing protein-like codes for the protein MEEKETGKEKGSCEDRAALLRASGEMAKVHQDPMFSDDVSFIKPMEGEIEPDGLAKIKMTFKPLEAVEYQSVACCSISGRESRLPLHLRGEGQGPLVELSCDTLDLGDIFVNTPHVCEVNLINQGALDAPFSYIPSATKVGLGFKLAPQEGIIAAGGSQTLQISFSATVLGRFEEEFRFSLAGSPTPAILTIKGSVTGPSLHFDLPELDFGDISFGFPYTQRCRLTNSSPVPVTFQLRMSFDGTQPAVDSVDQIRCHSDPAWRKGIHLYVEPREFTITPSRGTILPQGHQDIQVTLCSNSVMEFYRKMLVDLEGFGKGVASLVITARCLVPKLQVSPHVLQYDECLLKVPYEKKFLIRNPSHLPGCYGLIEQKRKEDAAVLYSSPRPCGIVQPHSTAEIPVLVEVQALGTHQTHW